The DNA region GCTGACCGAGGTCGGGTCGCCGCCGTCGGGGCCGGACGCCGTCTTGGACAGGGCCATCATGTTGGCGAACGCGGCGATCGGCAGCGGGTGGATCGCGGCCTCGGTGCCACCGGCGAGCACGACGTCGGCGCGGCCCAGACGGATCTGGTCGGCGGCCAGGGCGACCGCCTCGGAGCCGGAGGCGCAGGCCGAGATCGGGGTCTGAGCCGCGGCGCGGGCGCCGTAGGTCAGCGAGATGTTGGCTGCCGAGGCGTTGGCCATCAGCATCGGGACGGCCAGCGGGCTGACCCGGCGCGGTCCCTTGGCGAGAAGCGTGTCGTAGTTGTCGAGCAGGGTCGTCACCCCGCCGATCCCGGTGGCGACGGCGACGCCGAGACGCTCACCGTCGAGGCCGGCCTCGGTGGCCGTGCCTTCGAAGCCGGCGTCCTTCCAGGCCTCGGCCGCGGCGACCACGGCGAACTGCGCGGAGCGGTCCAGGCGCCGGGCCTTGACCCTCTCCAGGACCTCGGACGGCTCGACGGCGATGCGGCCGGCGATGCGTACGGGAAGCTCTTGAGCCCACTCCTCGGTGAGCTCGCGGATGCCGGAGCGGCCGGCGATCAAGGCATCCCAGGTGGTGGCTACGTCTCCGCCGACCGGGTTGGTGGTGCCCAATCCGGTGACGACTACTCGGGTGCGGCTGCTCATGTGGTCTCCGTGGGGTGTTCGGCGCGTTGGGATCGGGTGACGAAGGTCCGGCGGCTCGGCCTGGGAGGGTTGGCCGAGCCGCCGGGGCGCGTCAGGCGTTCGCGGAAGCCTTCTCGATGAAGCTCACCGCGTCGCCAACGGTCTTGAGGTTCTTGACCTCCTCGTCGGGGATGGATACGCCGAACTTCTCCTCGGCGGCAACGACGACCTCGACCATGGACAGCGAGTCGACGTCGAGGTCGTCGACGAAGGACTTGTCGAGCTGGACGTCGGCGACATCGATGCCGGCGACCTCGTTGACGATCTCGGCGAGGTCGGAGCGGATCTCTTCGGTGGTGGCCATGTGTGGTGCTTCCTCTCGGATTTTCTTTGTGGTGAAACTCTGGGTGGTGCGGGGGACTAGGGCAGGACGACGACCTGGGCGGCGTAGACCAGACCGGCGCCGAATGCGATGAGCAGAGCGGTGTCGCCCGACTGAGCCTGCCCTTCTTCGATCATCCGCTCAAGAGCCAACGGGACCGAGGCGGCCGACGTGTTGCCCATGGTGGCGATGTCGCGGGCGATCTTGACCGACTCCGGGAGCTTCATGGAGCGGGCCAGGGCGTCGACGATACGCATGTTGGCCTGGTGCGGGACGAAGCAGTCGAGCTCGTCGGCGGTGATGCCGGCCTTCTCGAGCGCCTCCTGGCCGACCTTGGCCATCGCGAAGGAGGCCCACCGGAAGACGGGGTTGCCCTCCATCGTCAGCCAGGGCGTCTCCTTGGCCTCGTTGGCCACGAACCAGTCGGGTGTCTGGATCAGCTCGGCCTTGTCGCCGGAGGAGCCCCACACGACCGGTCCGATCCCGGGCTCCTCGCTCGGGCCGACGACCGCTGCACCCGCGCCGTCGGCGAAGATGAAGGCGGTGCCACGGTCGTGCGGGTTGGTGATGTCGGAGAGCCGCTCGACGCCGATGACGAGTACGTGACGGGCGCTGCCGCCGCGGATGAAGTCGTTGGCCATCGCGATGCCGTGGCAGAAGCCGGCACAGGCGGCCGAGATGTCGAAGGCGGCCGGGTTGTCGGCACCGAGCTCGTCGGCGATCAGCGCCGCGACCGCGGGGGTCTGGCGCATGTGGCTGACCGTCGCGACGATGACGCAGTCGATCTGGTCGATGCCGATCCCGGCGTGCTCGAGGGCCTTGCGGGAGGCGGCGACCGACATCATCTGCACGGTCTCCTCGTCGTTCGCCCAGCGGCGCTCGACGATGCCGGATCGGGTGCGGATCCACTCGTCCGAGGAGTCGATGAGGCCGACGATCTCGCTGTTGGGGATCACCCGGCTGGGGCGGTAGCCGCCCACACCGAGGATGCGGGCGTTCGGGGCACCTGTAGGGGCTGAGATCACGAGTGCTGCGCTCCCGTCGGGTGCAGGCGGAGCAGGGGCTGACCGGGGGAGACGAGGTCGCCGTCCTCGACCAGCCACTCGATGACCTCGCCACCGTGGGCCGAGGTGATCGCGATCGTGTCGCGGAGGCTGGCGATCGCACCGATCTCGGTGCCGGCCGGGATCACGTCGAGGCCGGACACCGTCTCGGAGAGCTTGAAGGTGCCCTTGGAGGGGGAGACGACCATGCGCCAGGTCGGCGTGGTCTCGATCGGGTTGGCCTCGCCGTGCTTCTCGACGAACGCGCGGGCGTCCTCGAGCTGGTCGGGCGTCTTCAGGGCGAAGGTCTCGACGCCCTTGAGGGCTCGCTTGGCGATCCCGGTCAGGGTGCCGGCCGGCGGCATCTCCAGGATGCCGGTCACGCCGATGTCGGACATGGTGTCGAGGCAGAGGTCCCAGCGCACCGGGTTGGCGATCTGGCCGACGATCCGGTCCAGCGCCTTGGCGCCGTCGTGGACGATCTGGCCGTCCTTGTTGCTGATCAGGCGCGTACGCGGGTCGTGGGTCGAGACGCTCTGGGCCAGCCGGGCGAGGTGGCCGACAGCAGGCTCCATGTGCTTGGTGTGGAAGGCGCCGGCGACGCTGAGCGGCATCAGCCGGGCCTTGGCGGGCGGCTCGGCGGCGAAGGCCTCGAGCTGCTCGAGCGTGCCCGCGGCGACGATCTGGCCGGGGCCGTTGTCGTTGGCGGGGGTGAGACCGTGCTTCTCGATCGCGGCGAGGACCTCCTCGCGGACGCCGCCGAGGACGGCGGTCATGCCGGTCGGCGTCTTCGCAGCAGCCTCGGCCATGGCCTTGCCGCGCTCACGGACGAGGACCATCGCCTGCTCGGCGCTGATCGCGCGAGCGCCGGCGGCGGCGGTGATCTCACCGACGCTGTGGCCGGCGACGGCGCCGATCTTCGAGAAGGCGTCCGCGGGCTGCGGGAAGAGCTGCAGGGCCGCGACCAGGCCGGTGGCGACCAGCAGGGGCTGGGCGATCTCGGTGGCGCGGATGGTCTCGGCATCGGCATTGGTGCCGTAGTCGATCAGGTCGAGGCCTGCGACGGTTGAGAGCCACTCCATACGAGCGGCGAAAGCGGGGTCCTCCAGCCACGGGGTGAGGAATCCTGGTGTCTGAGCACCTTGTCCGGGGGCGACAATGACGAGCACGGAATGATGGTCCCGTCTGGAGGGGTCCTGGTTCACCTTCGGCGACAACGAATATCTGTCACGCAATCTTGTAGGAGTTCTACAATCCGCGCCGGAACCAGTGTCAGTGGTCCTGCTGTCGGCCGAGGATCAGCGCGACTTGCAGCGCCAGAGCGTCCCGTGAGTCGGTCGGGGTGAACCCGGTGAGCTCGGCGACCTGCTTGAGACGGTAGCGCACGGTGTTGGGGTGCACGAAGAGGGTCCGGCCGGTGGCTTCCAGGCCGCCTCCGGCCGCGAAGTACGCAGCCAGCGTCTCGATCAGCGTGCTGCGGGCCTCCACCAACGGCTGGTAGAGATGCTCGATCAGGTAGCGGTGAGCCCACGCGTCGCCGGCCAGGGCCCGTTCCGGCAGGAACGACTGACTGCGCGCCGGACGGGGTGCGTCGGGCC from Nocardioides luteus includes:
- a CDS encoding beta-ketoacyl-[acyl-carrier-protein] synthase family protein; this encodes MSSRTRVVVTGLGTTNPVGGDVATTWDALIAGRSGIRELTEEWAQELPVRIAGRIAVEPSEVLERVKARRLDRSAQFAVVAAAEAWKDAGFEGTATEAGLDGERLGVAVATGIGGVTTLLDNYDTLLAKGPRRVSPLAVPMLMANASAANISLTYGARAAAQTPISACASGSEAVALAADQIRLGRADVVLAGGTEAAIHPLPIAAFANMMALSKTASGPDGGDPTSVSRPWDTARDGFVLGEGAGIVVLESLEHAQARGARIYAEVLGSGVTADAHDIAQPDPEGRGGSRAIKRALEDGDIDPSTIAHVNAHATSTPQGDIAEGLMLHATLGKHVENVVVTSTKSMTGHLLGGAGALETVATVLAIHHRQSPPTINLDNLDPAVELDIATKTRDLPVGDIAALNNSFGFGGANVAVVYGSI
- a CDS encoding acyl carrier protein, whose product is MATTEEIRSDLAEIVNEVAGIDVADVQLDKSFVDDLDVDSLSMVEVVVAAEEKFGVSIPDEEVKNLKTVGDAVSFIEKASANA
- a CDS encoding beta-ketoacyl-ACP synthase III, translating into MISAPTGAPNARILGVGGYRPSRVIPNSEIVGLIDSSDEWIRTRSGIVERRWANDEETVQMMSVAASRKALEHAGIGIDQIDCVIVATVSHMRQTPAVAALIADELGADNPAAFDISAACAGFCHGIAMANDFIRGGSARHVLVIGVERLSDITNPHDRGTAFIFADGAGAAVVGPSEEPGIGPVVWGSSGDKAELIQTPDWFVANEAKETPWLTMEGNPVFRWASFAMAKVGQEALEKAGITADELDCFVPHQANMRIVDALARSMKLPESVKIARDIATMGNTSAASVPLALERMIEEGQAQSGDTALLIAFGAGLVYAAQVVVLP
- a CDS encoding acyltransferase domain-containing protein; the encoded protein is MLVIVAPGQGAQTPGFLTPWLEDPAFAARMEWLSTVAGLDLIDYGTNADAETIRATEIAQPLLVATGLVAALQLFPQPADAFSKIGAVAGHSVGEITAAAGARAISAEQAMVLVRERGKAMAEAAAKTPTGMTAVLGGVREEVLAAIEKHGLTPANDNGPGQIVAAGTLEQLEAFAAEPPAKARLMPLSVAGAFHTKHMEPAVGHLARLAQSVSTHDPRTRLISNKDGQIVHDGAKALDRIVGQIANPVRWDLCLDTMSDIGVTGILEMPPAGTLTGIAKRALKGVETFALKTPDQLEDARAFVEKHGEANPIETTPTWRMVVSPSKGTFKLSETVSGLDVIPAGTEIGAIASLRDTIAITSAHGGEVIEWLVEDGDLVSPGQPLLRLHPTGAQHS